Within Anaerolineae bacterium, the genomic segment GGTTGGCCTCGTCCTCGGCCGCCAAGAGCCGCTGCAGCTGCTCCTGGTGCGCCCGCGCCTGGGGATCTCGCTCCAGGCGCAAGTCCAGCACGGCGGCGGCCACTGCCGCCATCCCCTGGGCGAATTCGGTCTCGCCGGCCTTCTGCGCGGTCTGGGCCATGGCGGCCAGCGCGGCCAGCACCTCGCCATCGAACTCGTCCAGGTGCTCGCGCAGGAAGGCAGCCTGGTCGGGAGCCTGGGATAGCGCCTCCAGCAACGCCATGGCCCGCTGCGCCGCTGCCGGGAGGGCATCAGATGCAGCACGCTGGGCCTCTACCGTATCGGGCACAGCACGCTGTGCCCCTACGTCTTCTACGTCTTCTTGGGCGACCGCCTGCCGAAAGGCGTCCACGGCGGCCAGCAGCATCCCCACGGCCGCGCGCAGAGGCGCGGTGGCCAGGGAGGCCTCGCCCACTGGCAGGATGAGGCGTAAGCGCACCTCGCCGTCCTCGGGGTCTCGAGCGATGGCTACGCCGGTCCAGCGCCAGGCCAGGGCCAGCAACATCTCGGCCCGCTCGCGCGGCTGGGACCCCAGCCCCATGGCCTCCAGCAACACAGCCTGACCCTCCGCGACTGGGCGCAGAACCAGGTCGGCGGAGCCGCCTTCGGTGCGGAAGCTGGTCAGGAGCAGGTCGTGGTCGGGAACGGTTTGATAACGCCAGCCCAGGGCGTCGAACGCTTGAGTGAGATCGGAAAGGGTGACAGACATGGGACCCTCCTGAGCAAATCCGACCGGGAAAACGAACTGTTCATCGAAAATGCGCCTGAATAAGGATCATCTCGGCCAGAATGATGGACGAAAAAGCGATCTGCGCTCCATCAGAAAAAGTCAGAGCTTCTTCCACGACCTTCGCTTCACCGCCCTGGCGATGGTTACGCTTGCCTCTTGCCGGCATTCTATCCCCCTCCTGGGCAGCCGTCAAAGATGGGTAGGGCGCCTAGCCGGATCGAGACCTTCGTGCCGGAGGCAACCGCGCGGGCGAGCGTCTCACCCAGCACTTCGTCCAAAGGGTATTCGTAGGGCCGCGCGTTGAAGCCATCGCTCTGAGCCCGCGCCAGGATGAGCTCTAGAGCTACTCCCGCCGCCCACAGATGGCTGTAGTGCTAGCGTCGAAGCAGGGCGAAGGTGGCTCGGTAGAAGCCAGCCCGGACCCGAGCGCGCTCGGTTCAGCCGCCAGGCCATAAGCCGGGGCCAGTGACTCTCGCAGCCAACGGCGTAGCTCCGCAAAGCTGGGGAACCACTTGTAGCCGGCATCCAGCCATTTGCGCACCTCGGCAGACGGGCCGGTGTAAAGGAGGCCGCGATCCACCAGCAACAGGGTGGAGCCGTCCTCCGGGCTGACCTCGAAGCCGATGCGGGCATACGGGGGGTGGGTGCCGGGCGGCATCTCCTGATCCTGAAAGACGATGCAGGCCTGTTTGGCACGTTGTTCCAGGTTGGCGAAGGCGGCATCGCTGCCGCGCAAGAACTGGTGCATAAGTCGCTTCTACTTCCTTAGCACTCCTTCGCCGAAAGAGGGAGGGAATATTGGCGGCGCATGGGCCGTGTGTCGGCGAAGGCGCCGATGGCATTGTGCAGATCGCCGGTGCCGCCGCAATCAGGACAGGTTGGAAAGCCGTTCTCCGGGCAATCGGGCTTCTGAGGCAGCCAGATGGCCTCGTCGAAGAAGATGCGCTCCTGTCGCCACGCGGCGTCCTCGTTACGGAAGCCTTCCTCTAGGTAGGCATGATGACGGCTGTTGAGGACGTACCGACCAAGCTGTGCGTGTGCAGAGTGAGGGTCACCTCGAAGGTGACCCTCACCTCGTGGTGTTGGCGCACAGCGGGCAGCTTGGCCTGGCTTGGATGGTGCGGTGTCCATCTGGCCCCTGATCCAGAAACACCTCCTTGTAGTTCCATGGCCTAGGCCGCGCCATCAGCAGCGAGTCCACCGCATAGAGCGCAATCCCGGCCACGATCTTGAGGATCTCGATGGATGCCCCGGCACAGCCATGAACCTGCCGATCCTTCTCGGCGTCCGGGAACAGGCACAGAAAGCACGGCTCGCCCGGCTGCGAGGTCTGCACGAAGACGTAGCCTCGGGAGGCCTGCTCGTCCACCGCCAGGTAGATGACAGGAATGCGGCTCCGGAGGTAGTGCTCGGCTGCAGCGAGGCGGGTGGGATGGTTGTCCACCCCCACCACGGCGATATCCCCATTCACATCCACGCCACTGGCCAGGGCGTCCTGAAAGGAGCGGGCATGCCCCTCGATCAGGGTGCGGCCGGTGGCCTGACGGGAGAGGTTGCGGGCCAAGGCCAGCGCCTTGTTCTGCCCCAGGTCCTCCGGCCCGAAGAGCTGACGGGGGAGGTTGCTCAGCTCCACCGTGTCGAAGTCAAGGAGGGTGAGCCGCCCCACCCCCTTGCGGACCAGTCCATGCCCCACCTCGCTCCCCAGCCCCCCGCAGCCGATAAGGACTACATGCGTCCGCATCAGCGCATCCTGGTCAGCGCCCGGCACACGCCGGAAGCGGTCGTACAGCGTCTCCCCGCTCCTCTCCCAGGGTTGGGTGAGGTAGCGTGCCGAAGTGAACGAGACGGTAGAGCCTGCGCGCTCGGTCAAGGCATATCACCCCCTTTCCATGGACTTGAATAGCAAACCGCCGTTGTCGGGCGAAGAAGCGGATGTAGCCGTCCTCGGAGAAGATGGCCTGGATGGCCGGATAGCCCCCCTCTTCCAGCAGGCGCTGCAGTCGATCGTCAATCCCGGAGGGATGGGGAGGCCCTGCAAAGCGATGGCTGTGGAAGATGGCGTGCAGCGCCTGGCCGTGCTCATGCAAGGTGACGGCGATGCGGGTGAAATCTTGTAGGTCGAAGGAGGCATGGCCGGCCGATTGGGAGGCCAACTTCACCTCGATTAAGTGCTCCAGGGTACGGATGCGGCCGTTGCGGATGCCGGTGACGGCCAGCATCCACTCTGGCTCCTGGCCGGTGGCAGGCAAGCACTGGGTCAGAAAGCGATAGGCCTCGGCTAGGGTAGCGGAGCTGATCCAATAGAGATCGAAGGCCTGGTTGGCCTTCGGCTCGGACGTCGAGGCTGGGGGAGGCTCCGGCTCGCCCAGGGCTTGATAGACCTGACGCTGCAGTGCCGGCATTCTCTCCACCGTCTGGCATAACCGCTCCAGCTCCATCTGGTGGTGGATCACATCCGGGACGCTTCCTGCCTGCAAGGCCCGCTTGAGTAGGGCCAGCCGACGAGCGATCCCCTCCCGTTTGGCGGCCTCCAGGCGTTGAAGCTCCCATTCGGCCCGTTGTTGCCAGCGCTGGTGTGCCGGCAGGATAAGAAACTGTATCCGCAACATCTTGACTCACCTCCTGTGGGTCTTATCGCTGCAACTTCCCACTCATCGCCTCTCGCAGGATCTGCTCTATATTGGTGATGATGTGGTCCAGTGAGGAGGGTGTTGTGTGGAAGTGCACCCGATAGCGGTCGCTGAAGCCTTCACGAGTCTTATCCATAAAGCAGGGGTGATGGGGATGGTTCATCGCCTTCAGGTTCCCGATCGGCGGGTCCCAGATGTACACGGTATAACCGCCAGGATAAGGGACCTCGACCCTCCCCCGCCAGCTCCAGCCATTGGCTCGGAAGTAGCCATGATAGGCGTTCCCCTCTCGCCGCCAGCCCTTCTCAGCCCAGAGAGGGGCTGGCCGCGGGCGCACGACCAACGGCTCCCCACGCCGAATCCAAGGATCGGCCTGAGGCATCGGCTCATCCAGCCTGATGCGGCGCGGCAGCCCCAGGCGCACCGTACTAGCAGAAGAGGACCGGATTCCAAAGCTCATGTTCTCCCTCCTTGGCTCCTTGCGAGCTTGCGTTTCCCCCGAGGCAGGATGGGATGTCCTTGCGGAGACGTCCCCGGGACCTGGCTTAAGCGCAGCCGGCCGCCCGATCCAACGCACCCGAGCGGACTTGGGAGGGAAAGCTGGACGAGCCACCCGCTGCCAGAGCCACCGCGCAGCCATCACTGTTAACCAAATGAAGACGGCCAGCATGCCCAAGCTCAAGATCAGGGCAAGCAGCTCTTCTCTGGTCATAACCCGTCCCTCCCTTGGGCTGAGGGGTGAGGAAGCAGGGGGGGCCCCCCTGCTTCCCCTGCGCTGCTCAGCCGACATCCATATTCATAATCGTCAGGTAGACCTTCTCTCCGTCCTGCACCTGTTGGTAGAGATCCTCCTCACTGCCCAAGGAGCGGTAGCCCTCACCCCGCTTAATCTGAATCCCCCACTCTTGCGGATTGCGGCCGGTGGCAAGGACCAGGTCGGCAACTGTAGTACCCGGCTGGATAGCCGCGTCGCGGGCTTCGGCCTCCTCTCCCGCAGCCGGAACGATGACCAAGATTTGCTTTTCCATGACACACCTCCAGGATAGCCCCTGTGGGGCCGGATAGAGGTGCCACGCGCCGGGGGAAGGCGCATGGCACCTCGGCGGATAGGCCCGTGATCTTGGCTTGAAGTCGGTCTGGCAGGCGTCCCAGGGCCCCCAGGCATCCCAGTCCGCCTCGTTGGCGACGTGATCCTTAGTGATGATGCGGTTTCCGCTCACCAACCAGGCGTCGTGATGCCAGCCGAAGGCGCGGCTGGGATGTAGCCGCTCATCGCCCACGATGACGCTGGCCAGCTCCCCCGGTTTGAGGCCCAAGTCCCGGGGATCAAAGGATGCCGACATCTCGTTCACCTCCTTTCCAAGCCTGATTGCCTGCCCCCTTACTCTCTTATAGCAATAGGCGAGCTCGCGTGACGGCCGGCGTTAATCCGTGGCCGGCCGGCTGTTCCACAGCGAAGGCCCCTCCTCCTGGGCCGTCTCCAAGCCTTGGAGGGCCTCGGCTATCTGCTTCAGCCCCTCAAACGCCGCAATCGCCTTGGCCAGCTCCAAAACCCCCTCCTCCAAAGCCTGGAAGGCGCACTCCAACAACGAGTCCGGGAGCTTATCCCCCGGCGTTAGGGTGACCCGGATGCGCGCCTCCCCTTGGATGGGCTCCAGCTCCAGACAGGCCAGCGATAGGCGGTAATTCAGCATGCTGGCGGCCAGCAGGGTGGCCTGACGGAGCTCTTGTGGGATATTCCCCAGTGGCACTAGGAACATCACCCCCCACTCGGCATAGGTCGCCACCTGCACTAACATCGGCTTGCTATCGACGGGCCATTGCACTAGCAGCCTAGGTGGGCTTCCTATCTCCAGCCAGGTCCAGCCCCGCCCTTGGCAGAAGGCCTTGACCTGTTGAAGCCATGCCATCTCTTTGGTCTCATCGAGTGAGGTCTTCATGTTTTTTGCTCCTTTGATGCTCGTGGGCCAAAACCGCTTTCTAGTTATACTTATAGGGACGGAAAGGATACCTCGTGACGGGCCGGTGCAGGAGCCCTCTTGGGTCCCCTTCAACTCGGCACGGGGACCAAGGCCTCCAGCACGGCTACTGGCATGCGGTGGATGAAGACCTCATGCTGCTCCAATAGGGCGGCCAGTTCGCTCGCCAGCCGGCGAAAGCGCCACGCTATCTCCTGGGTGTCTGGCGCCACGGCCCAGATGGGCACAACGCGGTCAAAGCGCATCTGGCCATCAGGGGCGATCCAGAGGCCGTCGCTGGCCGGCAGCACTGTACAGCCGCCAGCGAGGCGGGCGATCTCGTCCCTGGCCCAGCGTAGGCGGTCGGCGGCGATGGGCTCGCCGTGGTTGTCATTCAACGGCAGATACACGGTATAGAGCGCCAGGTTGGCCAGGGTTGCCATGAGGGCCTCCCTTCGCTGTTATTGCAGTGCCAAGATGAGCACCGCCAGGCCGGCCCCGGCCGCCAGGAACGCCATCCCCTTCCCAAAGTATGCCCCTTCCCGGTCGCCAGAGCGCTCAGCTTGAGCGCCGGCCAGCGCCATCAGCCCGGCGATCCCCCACAGAAATCCAGCGCCTAAGACACCCATTATCTGCGGCCAAGTAAAGGTCATCGAGATCACCCCCCTCGATCGTAAGAGCCTAGGAGCATCTGCCTGGCCTCTCTAAGGATTACTATAGGGGCACCACTTCTCGGCTGTGAGATACAGAGCAGCCCTCCTTCAGGTAGCCCATCCCTTGGCATGTAGGGCACCAAATGCCGCCTCCTCTGAACAGAAGGCCTTCACGCTCCACACACCCGCCCAGGGCAAGGACAGCTACATGGTCAGGGAGGGCCGGATGTAGTGAGCCTGTCCTGAGGGCAAAGCGAGAAAGCGCGAAGGGATGAACTCAGAAGGGTTCTATGATGGAATGGGCGGTCAAGCACCCAGGACTTGACCCGGGAAGAAGCCAATGCCCCGGCAGATCCCTTCAGTCATGGAGGTAGTTGAGGGAATGATTCTAGAGGGAAAAACCCGCTATGAGGGGCAGTAAAACTCTTCCCTAGGCGCGGCAGCCCCAACTGCGCTATTATCAGGGCAGCGATCCTAGAGAAGTTTGTTCTCTTGATACCGGAAGATCTGCTAACGGAAATCGCAGCCAAAGCCAGGGAAAAATCATATCGAGCAGGGCAAAGGGATTGGAAGCCCGGATGGATCGGCAACTAGATCGCTCAAGCATAGCACCACCAGAGTGGCCAGGCCAATCGGCGCTTCAAGGCTTTGGCATATAAGAGGCTTGCAGGCCAACCGCTAGCTTGTGAGCGCTTTTTCCTTTGTCTCGCGGGGACGAGCCATTTCCTCCAGCCGCTGCCATACCGCTTCAGCCGCCTTCACCAGCTCCGGCGCCCGATCGAACACGGCCTGGCCGCTTAACTCCGCCTCGATCACCTGGGGATCAGCCGGCAGATAGCCCAACACGACCAAGCCCTCCACCTGCGCTTGCGCTTCGATGAACGCGTGGTCGCGTTCGTCGCGCACCTTGTTGGCGACCAGGTACATGCGGTTCAGCCCGATGTCGCCGGCCAGGCTGCGGATCTGGCGCGCCGTGTCCAAACTGCGCCGGCCCGGCTCGACGACGACGATCAAGGCGTCCACCGCCTGGGCGGTCGCCCGGCCCAGGTGCTCGACGCCGGCCTCCATGTCCATGATCACGATCTCATCGCGCCCCAAGAGCAGGTGGGTCACTAACGCTCGCAGCAGCGCGTGCTCTGGACACAGGCACCCACTCCCTCCCCGCTTAACGGTGCCTAGGCGCAGCAGGCGGATGCCCCGATGCTCTGCCGAGAAGCGATCAGGGATGTCGTCCACGCGCGGGTTCAAGCGAAACCAACCGCCCACAGTGCCCGGTTTGGCGCCGGTGCGCTCATAGATAAGCTCTTCCATTTCAGCGATAGGCACGATGGCGGCAGCTAGCTCTGGTGGAAACCCCAGAGACAAAGCCAGGTTGGCGGCCGGGTCGGCGTCAATGGCCAGCACGCGACGGCCGTCACGGGCGTACAGGTAGGCGAGCAAGCTGGCCAACGTCGTCTTGCCCACCCCACCCTTGCCCGTAATAGCTAACTTGGTCATTCACGTTCCTCCGCTTCACCTGACCTATACAAGGCCTCGCGCCTGCAAAGCTGGCCTGGGGTCCACTAGGTTCTTGTGCAAGGCCGCGGCCTGGGCTCCCAACCCGAACGCCAATACCATCAATTGGGTCGCATACAGGACAGGGATTTGAAAATCGAGGCCGATCTGGCTTTGGCGAGCATCCAGATTGACGTGGCACAGCGGACAGACGGTCGCCACGACATCTGCTCCGCAATCGTGGGCGTTTTGCAAGATCTTGCGCGTCATCTCCAGGGCCAACGGCGTCTGGGTGAGGCTGAGCGCGCCACCGCAGCAATCGGTCTTGCATGACCAGTGAACCGGCTCGGCTCCTAACGCCCGCATCAGATAGTCCATCTTCATCGGATACTCAGGATGCTCAGCCTGAGTAATCCGAGGAGGCCGGGTGATTAGACAGCCGTAGTAGCAGGCGACTTTGAGCCCCGTCAGCGGCTTTTTCACATTGGCCTTGATCTTGTCCAGACCCGCCCGGTCTACCAACGTGTCAAGCAGGTGCTGTACCGTGACCGTTCCCCGATAGGCGTAGCCGATCCGCTCCTCTACCATATGGGCGATCTCGCCGTCGTGCATCACCGTATAGGCGGCGGCCCTCATGCGGGCGAAACACGCGCTGCACGGCGCCGTCACGGTGTCCAGCCCCATCTGCTCGACCGTCGCCAAGGTACGCATGGGCAGCACAGTGGCCAGGACGTGGTCCGTTGAGTGAGCGGGGCTGGAGCCACAGCAGGTCCAGCCGGGCGGCTCGATCAACGCCAGGCCCAGCGCCCGCGCGGCTGTGCGGACAGTGTGATCGTACTCGGCGGCGGAGGAGTGTAACGAGCAACCGGGAAAGTAGGCTACCTGGTTCGCGGCCGGCTTCACGGGCTTCACCCGGCGCGGCGGGCGCACGATTGTGGGGACGAGGCGGAGCTTGCCCCGTCGCATCATCTCCAGGCCCATATCTACGTCCTTCAGCGGCCGCCGCGTTGCCAGGTTCATACCGGCCATCAGCCCCACTTCATACAGCCGCCCCAACAAACCGATGTCGTACAGGAAAAGCTTGCTGAATGTATCCACCTCAGGGATAGCCGGCGTCAGGCCACGCCGCTTAGCCTCGATGCGCAGCACGTCCATGATGCCGGCGATGTCCAGGCCCTGTGGACAGCGGGTGGAACAGGTCTGGCAGGAAGCGCATAACCAGATAGCTTTGCTCTCCAGCACCCGTTCATCGCCCAATTGCAGGCTACGCATGACCTGGTTCGGCATCAGATCAAAATGCTCTGCCAGTGAACAACCGCTGGTGCATTTAAGACATTGATAGCACAGAAACACGTTCTGGCCTAG encodes:
- a CDS encoding YbjN domain-containing protein, coding for MSVTLSDLTQAFDALGWRYQTVPDHDLLLTSFRTEGGSADLVLRPVAEGQAVLLEAMGLGSQPRERAEMLLALAWRWTGVAIARDPEDGEVRLRLILPVGEASLATAPLRAAVGMLLAAVDAFRQAVAQEDVEDVGAQRAVPDTVEAQRAASDALPAAAQRAMALLEALSQAPDQAAFLREHLDEFDGEVLAALAAMAQTAQKAGETEFAQGMAAVAAAVLDLRLERDPQARAHQEQLQRLLAAEDEAN
- a CDS encoding ThiF family adenylyltransferase, whose translation is MTERAGSTVSFTSARYLTQPWERSGETLYDRFRRVPGADQDALMRTHVVLIGCGGLGSEVGHGLVRKGVGRLTLLDFDTVELSNLPRQLFGPEDLGQNKALALARNLSRQATGRTLIEGHARSFQDALASGVDVNGDIAVVGVDNHPTRLAAAEHYLRSRIPVIYLAVDEQASRGYVFVQTSQPGEPCFLCLFPDAEKDRQVHGCAGASIEILKIVAGIALYAVDSLLMARPRPWNYKEVFLDQGPDGHRTIQARPSCPLCANTTR
- a CDS encoding YbjN domain-containing protein, producing the protein MKTSLDETKEMAWLQQVKAFCQGRGWTWLEIGSPPRLLVQWPVDSKPMLVQVATYAEWGVMFLVPLGNIPQELRQATLLAASMLNYRLSLACLELEPIQGEARIRVTLTPGDKLPDSLLECAFQALEEGVLELAKAIAAFEGLKQIAEALQGLETAQEEGPSLWNSRPATD
- a CDS encoding carbon monoxide dehydrogenase accessory protein CooC, translating into MTKLAITGKGGVGKTTLASLLAYLYARDGRRVLAIDADPAANLALSLGFPPELAAAIVPIAEMEELIYERTGAKPGTVGGWFRLNPRVDDIPDRFSAEHRGIRLLRLGTVKRGGSGCLCPEHALLRALVTHLLLGRDEIVIMDMEAGVEHLGRATAQAVDALIVVVEPGRRSLDTARQIRSLAGDIGLNRMYLVANKVRDERDHAFIEAQAQVEGLVVLGYLPADPQVIEAELSGQAVFDRAPELVKAAEAVWQRLEEMARPRETKEKALTS
- a CDS encoding heterodisulfide reductase-related iron-sulfur binding cluster codes for the protein MARREAITAEPLARVVQRELGQNVFLCYQCLKCTSGCSLAEHFDLMPNQVMRSLQLGDERVLESKAIWLCASCQTCSTRCPQGLDIAGIMDVLRIEAKRRGLTPAIPEVDTFSKLFLYDIGLLGRLYEVGLMAGMNLATRRPLKDVDMGLEMMRRGKLRLVPTIVRPPRRVKPVKPAANQVAYFPGCSLHSSAAEYDHTVRTAARALGLALIEPPGWTCCGSSPAHSTDHVLATVLPMRTLATVEQMGLDTVTAPCSACFARMRAAAYTVMHDGEIAHMVEERIGYAYRGTVTVQHLLDTLVDRAGLDKIKANVKKPLTGLKVACYYGCLITRPPRITQAEHPEYPMKMDYLMRALGAEPVHWSCKTDCCGGALSLTQTPLALEMTRKILQNAHDCGADVVATVCPLCHVNLDARQSQIGLDFQIPVLYATQLMVLAFGLGAQAAALHKNLVDPRPALQARGLV